Part of the Triticum urartu cultivar G1812 chromosome 2, Tu2.1, whole genome shotgun sequence genome, GCCAGACTCAAGAGGAGGGTGATCAGTTTGTCGGTGCTCGAGCGCTCTCGGAAAAAGCAATGTGCACGTATCACCAGCCTGAAGGAGGGCGATGCCAATACGAAATTTTTTCACCTGTGGGTGAATGCTAGGAGGCGTAAAAATCACATTCTGCGACTCAAGCACAACAACGGGTGGGCAACCGAGCATGAGCGCAAGGAGGAGATTATCTTTGATCACTTCTCCAATGCCCTTGGGCGGGGCGCCCGGAGAGAAAAAGACCTCAACTGGGACAACCTAAACTTTCCGGAGCTGGAGCTACAAGAGCTTGGTGCCCCATTCACTGAGGATGAGGTCAAATCAGCCATTAATGAAATGCCGAGCGACAAGGCTCCCGGACCAGATGGTTTCACTGGAGCTTTTTTCAAAAGCTGTTGGGAGATCATCAAGGGGGATGTGATGCACGTAATTCACTCCTTTGGGAATTTGCAAACCTCCAACTTGCAGTGGCTAAATTCAGCAAATGTGGttcttctcccaaagaaggagGGGGCGGAGGGCATCGCCGACTGCAGACCGATTAGTTTGATTCATGCCATCGCGAAGATTATAGCCAAGATGCTTGCAATGAGGCTCAGCCCGCACATGAATAGACTCGTTTCCAACGCCCAGAGCGCTTTCATAAAAAAGAGGAGTATTCATGATAACTTCATGTATGTGCGGAATATGGCTCGCCGTCTCAACCGAGGCAAAACACCATCCTTGTTGTTCAAGCTAGATATCCGGAAAGTCTTTGATTCCGTGCGCTGGGACTACATTCTTGATCTTCTACAACGACGGGATTTTCCAAGCATTTTCCGGGATTGGATCGCTGCACTTCTTTGTACCTCCTCTTCCAGAGTCTTGCTGAACGGGGTGCCGGGACAACCGATAAAGCACGGCCAGGGCCTACGGTAGGGTGACCCGGTATCCCCGCTACTATTTGTCCTCGCCATTGACCCGCTTCAGCAATTGCTAGATCTGGCCACGACTAAAGGGCTACTGCACAAGATTAGGGGTCGTGGCTCCTCCTTTCGTACCTCCCTTTACGCCGATGATGCGGCTATTTTTGTTAAGCCAATAAAAGACGATGTAACCAACCTTGCCACCATTCTGCATTGCTTTGGAGAGGTCACCGGTCTCTGCACTAATCTTCACAAAAGCTCAGTCGTCCCTATCCGCTGTCAGAACTATGATCTTGACAACATCCTCCAGGGGCTCACGGCGGCGCGGGCTTCCTTCCCCCTGAAGTACTTGGACCTTCCTTTGTCAGTTCGGAGGCTCAAGCGTGTGGACTTCCAATATCTCGAAGATAAAGTGGCTACCAAGCTTATTCCTTGGGAGGGAAGATATATTGTTGCTTCGGGTCGTGGGGTCTTGGTCATGTCGGTCATGACCTCCTTGGTGGTCTACACTGCCACGGCCCTCGTCATCCCTCCCGGCATTTTAAGCAACATCACTAGGTTGGAGCGTGCCTTCTTCTGGTCGGGGTCTAGCAAAACGACCGGGGCCAAATGTAAAGTCAACTGGGAAAGCGTCTGTAGGCCTAAGGAGTGTGGCGGCCTTGGTGTGCTCAATCTTGCGATTTTTTGCCAAGCACTCAGACTCCGCTGGTTGTGGCTCGAGTGGACGGACCCTTCTCAATTGTGGGTTGGGCATGGAAATCCATGCGACAAGGACGACAAAGCTTTTTTCTATGCCTCCACTACTATCACGATTGGGGATGGGGCGCGCGCCCCTTTTTGGGAGTCCCCATGGCTCAATGGGAGGAAACCAAAAGATATTGCCCCGCTTATTTTTGACGCCTCCAAGAGGAAAACCTGGAAGGTCAGGGAGGCATTATCACAGAATGTCTGGATCACCAAGATCAATATGACGACAATATTCACACTCGAGCACATTCGGCAATTCCTGGATCTTTGGATCCTCCTTCGCGGAGTGCAGCTACAAGTGGGCGTGGAGGATACCATTTTGTGGAAACACACGGCCTGTGGGAGCTACTCGGCGTCTTCGGCTTATAACGTGCACTACTTGACAATCACCCGTTCTGCCATGTACAAGGTGGTCTGGAcagcctgcccccccccccccccccccccccccccccccccccgaaagtAAAATTTTCTTGCATGGCTTGCCATCCAAGACAGGTTATGGACATCCGTTCGCTTGGCCAAGCGAGGGTGGCCAAACAGTGGCCCGTGCACCTTCTGTAGGCGTGAGCAAGAGACCGTTGAGCACATTTTCTTTCAATGTAGATACACCTTGAGAGTTTGGGAGATGGTCAGAGCTTGGCTTCAACTCATTGATTTGGATACTTCAGGTTGGGCGGCTTACAGGAGCATCCATGAGTGGTGGTGTGAATCGGCTTCCGCCCACAGTGCTCATAAAAAAGTGATGCCGTCTATCTCCATGCTCGTTTCGAAAGCAATTTGGGATGAGAGGAACGCACGGGTTTTTCGAGGCCGCTCCGCTCCAATGTTTACCACCCTCCAAGCAATCAAGCACGAGGCGACGCTATGGGTCCTGGCAGGGGCAAAACATTTGGGTCCTCTGATGCCGGGAGAGTAACGGCTTGTATTTTCTTTTCGGCCTTTGGCCGGTGCCTGAAAACCTTGTTAAACCTCCTTCTTATTTAATGAATggggcaaatcttttgcctccgtttcaaaaaaaaaaacattTCAGCAAACTGAGTAATGAAATTGCTCTCTTGTTCCGCAATAGCGAGATAATTCACCACTTTCCACCGTTTTCCATATGATATTCTCCCTAAATCCAGATTGCAAGATTCAAGCAACAGACAATTCCATAGCTGAACATCACAGAATGGCCTCGAAATGGTTTCCAACTGTGTAGTTCGGGCCACTGACAAGATACGTTGCCTCGTTAGCATTAACAAGGCGTAACCTTACTGGAGCCAACAGGTGCTACAACACACTATCAATAAATAACGAACAGGTGGTACAACACGACCAGCTAAACGTACTAGGCAACAAAAATTCATCCAGGTGTGCTTCTTAGGTGTGTAGCTCGGGGACAGAAACTCCGCAGGGCATCCCTTCGCCCATCGCAGCAAGTTATCGAGCCCCCCTAAACATTACCACTATTGCCAAACGCAAACCTTCAAGACAATAATTAATGCAGACCATACAGGATCAGTCCAGCGGCGCGTTCTCTTTGATCACCGCTGACAAGTTTGTAGCCGCCTCTTCGTTTTTCAGTCGGAGTAAGTATGTTCGAGCTACAACATTGCCACCATCTGATTCAGACTGCGCATCCTGTGAAAATACAGCACGGATCAGAGTCATACTGGGTGACATATGCGCTGCACATATAGCACGATGGTACTTACTGAAGTGTGAAATATCGAGGCAACCGTGTTCTTTTGAACACTCATTTTTATCCCCTTGTAGATCATAGCATTCAGAAGAATCTTGCCGACCTGCTACCAGAAATCAGTCATTAATATTTTGTTCGCAACCAGAAATAATCTGACAGCAATATAACAGATAGCAAAAGGGGAAAGGGCGATTTCAGACAAACTGCCAGCCAAGATGATAGAAATATCCAAGAAAAAAAATTCTACAGCACTAAATACTGTATGAAACCCAGGACAAATGAATCTGTTCTACATTTTAGAAACAGAGAAGTTCAGCAAACACACCAATAGTAAAACAATTACTGGAATGGAATACTTTGCAAAACTATATGAGATGCAGGCATTTCACGTTTGAGATGCAACTGAAGACAAATGAACTTGGATTAGTATATGTCAGCAGAAAAGGAAGAGCAcatacatcatttctgataacaACTGTTGGGGTGGACTCTTTCGAAGCTTTCTCTGCACCCTCTTTACATCTGATAGAGAGCTGACCAACACCAATGTCTTTCCAACCCTTGGTAGCATCATCGTGCTACATGAATGGAAAAAGAAGTTGTGAAATCACATGCTAAGCATATTTTGCAGAACACTTGAATAGTAGCACTGGGGAACATAAGTTATAAATCTATGAACAAAAGTACAATGCTAAACAGGGAAGAGTGGAAATGATACCTTCACATACACCTTGCATTTGGCTTCATGAACAACAACTATTCCTTTCTCTTCTGCTTTCTTTACAGAAGGGCTGCTTGGTTGCTCGGCTTCAGCATCTGACCATTCAAACAAGAGTAGAATTAAGTATTGAGGAGCGCGTCCAGTGATAGGGGTTCAAACAAGAGTAGAATTAAGTATTGAGGAGCGAGTCCAGTGATAGGGGTTGGCCACAAAATAACCTAGCTTAAGTAAAACAGTTCCTGATATCAAAGAGACAAGAAAAATTCACCCATACACCCCTGTCCGTGCGTGCGCTCAAGTCAATTATTACTAAAGTTTATGTTACACCATCATCTATTAAAAAACAGTATAGGTACCCCCTCAGTATAAACCACCGTTGTTTTTTGCTGGCATGGAATCCAACCAGGGAATACACGTCAGTATGATATCTAAATTAGCAGTAAATAGTCAGGTTAGCATCTTGAGTGGCTGGGCCTGGAACTCACTGGCTGGTGGACACTCAGCTTTGAAACCTTCAGCCACTACCCCACAGTACACTCCTGCCTCCAGCCTGTGCTATGCAACAGCAGTGCTCGACATATTGTGCAACACTACCTCATCCGCTGCTCATACTCCACCCAGGCGGAAAAAAACGAAAAGCAGCTGCGATGTCGAACATGTCGGCCTCAACACCTCACAAGTCAACCTTGGAAGAGGATTAATGCAGTAGGAATATAAAACGGCTCACTGGCAGCGTTAGACATATGAAGTAGACTATAATTAAATTTTGGGATGGACTCAATTTTTGCTTTAAGAGTCATGATCTCCTAGAATGTGACAATGGGGCAAGATAACCAAGCCATTAGATCAATCAAGACAAAAAATTCGCACTCTTGAATGATAAACTGCATCTTGTAATGAAATCTTGAGCATTCCGTGAGAGACAGTGGGTGGGGGGGATTGGGGATGATACAGTGATGTGGTACAATTAACTGATGTGGGAGATGCTTTTTGCCACTGTGGAAATGTTAGATGGTGCCTGCAGCCAGCAGGCGAAAACCACCTACAAGATGCCATTGAGGGTTGACTTATACAGCAAgggtgttccttacacggttgtaTAGCTGAGGGTGTACACTGAATTGTCATAACACGGGTGGAGCGGCAAATTGGACTTTCCCATAACTTAACAAATTGGTAGATACACACCTTCATCCGCATCAGCTGAAGCTTCAGCAGCTTTGTTGTTTCCTGATCCTGAAAAACAACAATAAGAAAATTTGATTATTCCATCGACCTAGAGGACTCGTAATACAAAATCAATTAAGTTCCTACAACACCGTCAATAGAATGATCAAATTGCCTTTTCATCATCAGAGTTTCACGTGTCTGTGTGTTAGGCAAAACCAAGGATTGCATCAAGCCAATTACATGTTTTTCTTTTCTGAACTGCGTAGGAAATGGTATGTTTGGGTCAAATGTAAACAGAAACATGGTTAACTTTGGGGCACTTGATAAATAATATTGATTAATATTAGCTCTGATATGGATTTGTTTGTCAATTGCCATTACACAAAATAGGATATAATGTTTCCATGGGGCAGAAGATACATGTTTGGCAAGGATAGAACTGGTTGACTACGAAATAAATAGGGAAACACAAACAAACATGGCCCAGTAGGATTTGGTTGGGTTGACGATACATCAATCATACAACCATAGTGCTAAAATGACAATAGGCCATTACAATTCAAAGCTTTGCCATTCCCTTCCAAATATTGTGGACAGGCCTCATTCAAATAAATGCCACAAATACAATTATGTGAAATATACACGTGAACCAACCAATCATAAAGGACGCACTAATGCCAAGAAAAAGAGAAGTAAAATACCAGTGAAAATTGGTTGCTGGTTCATTGAAAACAGTGTTGAGGTTGACATGTTAAAACTGGAACCAGGGGTAGAAAAAATGGACGGAGTAGTTGGTGTTGAAAAGCCGTTATTTCCACCAAACTGGAAAGTCGATTTGCTGCTATCACCAGGCGTGTTAGTTGGTGTTGAAAAGCCGTTATTTCCACCAAACTGGAAAGTCGATTTGCTGCTGTCGCCAGGAGTGTCCTTGTTATCAAATATGCCTGCACATCATTATGACACAATCAACAAAATAAATATATAACTACCAAGTCTGGAAAAAGTTACAACAAGCAAAATACAATATGGCATATAAAGGTATAAACTGGTGAATAGTTATACCGCCAAAAGGTGCCGTTTTCTTCTGAGAAGGGAGTGAGAACATATTCGGTGAGCTTGAGTTCTGAAAAGCTAGGGAGCTGGCTCCTGTAGTTGGACTCTTCTGTCCATTATCTGATCCTGGCTGTACCATAAACTTGCTATTGACAGTTGCTGGCGTAGCAGTCTTCTCCTCATTGGCTGGACTTGGGGATGAAACAGCTGTTGTACCTGATTTATTCTGCCTAAGCCAATTGACAACATCCTTGAAATTTTCCTAAGGGGAGAGAATAACATGAGATCAAGACATTATGACTTTAAGAAAAATCTGACTGACTGCTGACATAACATCTGAGTGCCAAAATACCATCTAAGCAGTACCAATAGGTGACAAGTTCAAAAGTAGTATGTGCTGGCAAAACAATACTCCATCCAGTTCACGAAAAAGTGACGTTTGGATATTGGCAGTCTTCAAATATAGCTTTGATCAATAGTTCAAATTCTGAAAATAGTTCTTTACACAAATCCGTGCATATGATTTTCAAGTTTCCAGTCTAAATGTTAAAAACAACATAGAAGGACAAAGTTTTCAGAGCTTTGACTTAAGACATGTCCAAAACGTCACCTTTTTGTGAACAGGAGGGGTAATCAATTACAATTTACAAATAGCTTTTTATTGCATGGAAGGATGCATAGGATAGTAATTGGATGGTCTGCTAATCATATTTATCAGTAACACACTTGAAGAGATGACAGCTGACTTATTAGTTACACACTCGAGAAGCTGTAACCCGGTTCTGATAGCAGATCGTTAGAGCCTTTAGTTCAGAGGGTGTGAGGCAGGAGCTTGATGGCCGACGAGCACTTGAAGGGTAGGCACCGTTGAGGCCACAATAGGCAGCAAGGAAAGAGAAGAGTTTAGGGACAAGACTAACTTTACTGATAACTTGAGATTCACATACAGCGTATTAGCTCCTTATACATTGGAGTTGGAGAGTCCAACTCAAAGCAATAGAGTGGAAACCTACAGAACTCTCCTGGTCTGATATGAACCTATCAATCTAGTATCAGTCCAGACTCTATACAACTCCAGGATCCAACAGGGAGTCTCTTGTTCTGATCCAAACTGCTGCTAAGGTGCAGGCAATCCTACTGCTGGCTTGGGCTCTCGCCTGCTATAGTGTACTCCCCACGTGACATGATTTCATAAGTACAGTTCCACAGTCAACATGAAAAATTAGCACATCCAACAAATCTAAATGAAAACGAGGGCATATGGTAGTTTGATATTCGTACTCATAACATGGTTCATCTTCACATTGTTGTCTGGTTGTGAACACTGTTGATGTCTATTTGTTCAAAAATTCCTAATAATTTTAAACTAATCCTAGCAAGTCAGGAAGTAAATTATACTCTGTATACTGGAATACTAACGTCCACAAATCCACCACACATGCACGCCATGCACAAAACAAAGCAAATTGTGATAGCGATACATTTTATCAATGGCCACAGGAAAATATTAAATCTCTAGTCAAGGACTGTTGAATAAAGAAAACACCTTACAAGCTTGTGAAGCTTACCATTATTTCAGAAGCATGGGATAAGTAATCTTTCACGCCATCCTCCCAAAGTTCGGCTGGATGGTTTTGCAACTGCGATTGCACCCAGCTGCTCAAAATAAACAGGTAGATGAGTGTTTACTCACTTCGCACCAGAGGGAATATGCAGCATGAATGCCGAAAATGTACTTTAAAAAACTGTATTCAGGGATCTCTAAAAATATGGTAGTAACTAAAAAATATTCTTTATGGGCTGACTGAGGACTAGATATTCAGAAACGACTTTAAGTAGAGCTGAAACAATAAACATGATAGGACAAAATGTACGCCACAGAATTTCAGATTAAGTGACTGAGATGACGCGAGGCAAGCTAGAAGATGAAGAAGTGTCCAACCTTGCAAACTGGGTATTCAGTGCCCTCACGTGCCTGTTGGCAGCCTCGGCCCGTCGGGGGTCTAGAGCAGCGGCTCCTGTATGGGGAGGCTCTGCCCTGTGGACGTCCATTGCTCTCTTCCTTGACAGCTGCAAAAAAATGTGCAACGAATTAACAGAGGCAGATTTTACAGCAAGAAAAATCAACAGAAATATCTAAGATACAATCTTGTTAGAGACCGCGGAAGTAGAGCTACAAGCTCACACCGAAACAATCGTAAAGGGGAAATTTTTACTGTGCAGCAACTGCACTTGGTGTGGGATTGTTGGCAATAAACAGTAGAGCGTCTGCAGTAGCGCGGTGCATAGGTGATGCGCGTTCAGCTTCCAGCGTTTGAGGCCGAGAGCTGCCACTAGGGGCGGATCTAGACGGTGCGCCGGACCGGGCGTGCGGCGGCGCGCCCGCCCAGGCCAGAAGTTGCGAAGGTGCGGTTGGGATTTAACCAATCGCCGGAGAAGAGCAACGGCGTACCTCGGAAGTGGGCAAAGGCTGTGGGCAGGAGCGCGGGACGACGGacggggacggcggcggcggcggcccgcGAGGGACGGGGTGCTGGGAGCCGGAGGGGGAGGGCGGGCGGAGAGAGCGAGAAAGCGGTGCGGGGAAGAGCGGGGACGGCGGGCGGGCGGTAGCGGCGAGAGGCGGGCGGGGGTGGGAGCcggcgggggggaggggggaggcgtcGGCGGCGAGGCAAGTAGGGTCTGGCTGGGAGGAAGAGAAGAGAAAGGTGTggaagggaagggaaggaggccCGCTCTCAGCGCTGCCGATAATGGGCCTGTCACAGGCCGGTCCGTTTAGCGCACGTGATTCATTTTATTTTTTGAAAATAATAATAGAATATACATGTACAAATATCGACTTTTTTTAAAAAAGCAACAGATTTTCGTCAGATAACAGACATGTCGTTTGTTTGAGAAATTAAATCATGGATTATAGACCCAAAACATATAAGATTTTTCACTAAGTGAGTTCTTCGCTAGGTTGTGAGGCGCTTCATTTGCTGCATGTATATGAGACACTCGCAAAGTCCAGCGCTTTGCACTCAAGTACCATTGCAACATCTGAGCCCACATGTGTTTCTGGTTGCTGCACTGCTTCCACCACAAAGCTACAACCTCACTCAATTATCACTTTGTTACATCCAACTCTCAGCCATTCCGGATCGCTGTCATCTCAGCTGAGTCAACGCTTGTCACCTAAGGAACGAACCATGTTGCCGCAGCAATGAAGTTCCCTCTTCCATCACGGGCCATAGCACCTGTTGCACATCTGAGAGTGTTTCAACACGAAAAGCAGCATCAACATTGATTTTGACCACATCCCTAATCGGCCTTTTCCACATATGATCATGGTTTTCTTGTAGGCTAACTCGTCATATAACTTCGAGTATAATTTGTTGCTAAAACTTTTATTGAAACCACGGCTCTTTCAAGGTTTTGAATTGGCTCTACTTTGATATGCTGACGACGTTGCCACCATAGGTACCAGGCTGCTACCATCATAAGTTCCGCGGTCGGCAGTCCATCCGTGACTGAGTTTATCCTGCTTAGGATCTCAACAGTAATAGAGCCTGATCGGTCCTGCCTTATCGCTTCCGCAACAATGTTCTGCACCAATAAAGTTGTCCAAACTTCCTTTACCCTCTTACATGTAAAAAGACAATGCTGGATGTCCTCAACTGCAGTTGCACAGAACGGCATTGAGGGCTAGTGGTATGTGTCTATTTGCAAGAATTCCATAGCAAGGAAGTGATCCATTTAGCGACTTTCACGCAAAATGTGTGATCTTACCTGGGATTTTGAGGTTCCAAATTTCCTTCCAAATTCCATCAGTGCTCATGTTTCCTTGCCCATCTTTTCAAACAATGCGCTGGCCAAACTGATGTTCAAACTCTCTGTGGTATGCCGATCGGACCGAGGTGCTAGAAAACATTTGTCCTATATATCATGATCTTTTTTTAGGGAAGTCCGTCATGGCTACCTATATATCATATTTTTGGTTCTTGTCATGTTTCTGTTTTTAGGCTGTACTCATCAAAAATTCAAATATATTGGACCAGACCCTATTCTATTATGCATATAATGGTGTACGTCTTTCTCCACTATACTCTGTAAACATGAAAAACAATTATACTATGAATTAGaactattttattttttgttgtAAGCATTACTTCTCATCCGATATTTTGCAGTATCAAGGATCGCGTCATGGTCGTGCCTGCCGTTTTTAAGTATTAACTACGTACACAAAGAGGTGCTATGTACTACAAGATGTACTCCCTCGATTTctaaatataagaccttttagagatttcaatacgaCTACATATGGATGCATATAGATATATTTTAGAGTGTAAATtaactcattttgctccgtatgtagttcgtattagaatctctaaaaatgtcttatatttagaaacagagggagtagataACTAATAATAAAACAAAGTGGCAGAGTTTGCAAGATAAATTTTGAACACATTGCATTTTGTTTATAAAAAACAGTGGAATAAAGGTAACCGCTGTCTTGTTTGGAGTTCGACTTGTGGTTCTACGTCTTTTTACCTCTCACCGTTGTGCTCCCACGTGTGGAACCTAAATAGGAGGATTCTTTTTGTACTGATAAGGGGTAATCCAGCTATCCTTTTTGTTCTCCAAAAATacatttgattttttttcaagaaACACATTTGATTTATTCTGTTTTGTGTGTTTGTAGTTTGTCTCTGTGGCTGTGAGTGACAGAATTTTTTTTGTCCGCAAAACAAAAGGGGGTATACAAATTTTGTTCAATTTGCTCATCCGTTGGTGCCGGATATTTATCAAAGAATAAGTGCCTCAACTCATCTAGAAAGAAGACCATTATTGGCAACTATCTGTTTCCATCCAACACTTTCTATTTATGTATATAATTTCCAATTTATTTTCTTTCCACAGGGAAGTTTCTTGGTAACAGCCAGTATTAAGACAATAATTACACTAACACCAGAAAACAACATGTGTTAGTAGCAGCGAAGATTTCAGCTAAACAAAGACGAAGATGCCGCTGGCAATCAACATGACGCGTACAGGGCCACGGCACGACACAGTGAACATGGCTGCCTTTCTTGCTGCCTGCTGATGCAACCACGGCAAGGCGGCGACTTTTGGGGAAACAACAGGGGTTGGGAGTGAtataaactactccctccgtaaactaatataagagcatttagaacactattttaatgatctaaacgctcttatattaatTTATAGAGGAAGTAGTTGATTACCCGCGCGTTGCTGCGAGAATTCTTAGTCCTTGCACATAATAATACATAAACTGAATAACTTTGTTTGCATAGTATATGATCTTAAGACTAAAATCGGCGAACAACACAGTACTGGAAGTATAATTATAAAGATAGAAAGTGTGAATTTTTCGATCAATTTTTTACTAAATGTTGTGATATGGCAGAATAATCTCATATGTTCTACATAAATACAAATGTATACAAACACCTAAAAACAGGGATTCTGAAATATAAATGCCCTGAAAGGCTATGTACAAATTTCCACCTTTTGAAACTTGGCACTGTGCAAACCATAGAAAATTCAGATAGATGGCATGCTGAGATTGGAACCAATCAGTATGTGCCTGTAGAGTATACTTAGAGAAGATGACACCTCACAATCGAGAAATCCAATGAATATTGTAGTTGATGACAAAAGATGGTTCCTGCAAGAAACAATGATGTAGGTGAGACaacatatcagccatctgctacTTAATACTTGAGCAGGAAAAGTGTGGAGGTAAAAAGACAGGGACTTGTCAAGATTTCATGCATATTTTTATAGCATTAAGGCGATCACAAAAGGGCACCACCAAAAATTGAACAATGCACCGAAAATAGTACCAGCTGAGCTATCAGATGCGTAATATAAAAAAACTAACACTTCCGCTTCGATAGACCCCCTGTAAACACAAGGACGGCCGAGATTGCCCAATACCCCTTCATAACAGAGGGCGGGATGGACATATTTTGAAAAAGCTTCCCCCATCGGCCCGACCGCCCGCAAAAAAAAAACAGGCGAAGCAATACGTATATGAATACAGCCCGCCCGCCCAGGAGGGAAAAAAATTAAACCGGCCG contains:
- the LOC125540321 gene encoding uncharacterized protein LOC125540321; translation: MDVHRAEPPHTGAAALDPRRAEAANRHVRALNTQFASWVQSQLQNHPAELWEDGVKDYLSHASEIMENFKDVVNWLRQNKSGTTAVSSPSPANEEKTATPATVNSKFMVQPGSDNGQKSPTTGASSLAFQNSSSPNMFSLPSQKKTAPFGGIFDNKDTPGDSSKSTFQFGGNNGFSTPTNTPGDSSKSTFQFGGNNGFSTPTTPSIFSTPGSSFNMSTSTLFSMNQQPIFTGSGNNKAAEASADADEDAEAEQPSSPSVKKAEEKGIVVVHEAKCKVYVKHDDATKGWKDIGVGQLSIRCKEGAEKASKESTPTVVIRNDVGKILLNAMIYKGIKMSVQKNTVASIFHTSDAQSESDGGNVVARTYLLRLKNEEAATNLSAVIKENAPLD